The Culex quinquefasciatus strain JHB chromosome 2, VPISU_Cqui_1.0_pri_paternal, whole genome shotgun sequence genome contains the following window.
tcccaaatttacaattttatttattagcaTGGAATTCAATGAATTTCAATTCTGTTGATTTGAGCATGTTCAGGAAActtaaatctatcatacctaTACGAAAcagaagcgtttactgacatcgaCTTCAATAATGTCTTTTTTTGcataattctttgaaaaatggCCAACTTCACCGCAAAAACAGTTCTACAGACGTAAACCTACCGACGTTATATGGGCATCGGCTGTAATCCGTACGGTAGCAGGACTGCTGTTGAACACCGAGCTCAACATCTCATTCAAAAGCTTCAAGTAGTACAACACGTTATCCCGGATGTCCGCCGCCACCGCAGTTTGCGTCTTGACGCCATCATTCAAACTAAAATCGGACCCCTTAAAGCAGTCCGCGGTCGTTGTCAGCACCGCCGAAAGTGATCGGATGAAGTTCGGGGTTAAGCCGTTGGCACAGCTGACTCCGTTTGTCTTGCGCAGCATCAACTTGCTGGCGGACTCGATGGCTTGATAGCCGGCGGCCATCATGTTGCTGGTGGTGTTCAGGACTTGATCGGATAGCTTGGACCGGAAGTTGTCCAGCTTGGTGGAGACTAGTTTTGTTTGGGAGGTGGCGTTCGTAACGTAGCTGTTGACCAGGGACGTTACAGCGGCGTTGTTGGTCGTTGCTGATGATCCGAGGTAGAGATCGGTGAGATCGTTGATACGCTTGACGAAGCTGTCCATGGCGGCGGTGACGGATTTGTAGAGCAAATTTGTGTCCGCCGCGAATTTGTCTGGAAGAGAGGAAACTGCGTCCCAAGTTGCGCTCAGTGAGTTATCAAGGGTTGAGTAGGTATTTGCCAGGGTCGATATGTAGCTGGTGGACTTCGCGTTGGCGTTTTGCAGTGCAGCCACGACGTTCTGCACAAAGCTGAGCGAAGCGGAACTCTCGAATCTTTGCAGGTTCTGGACGGAACCGGCAAAAGCAGACAAAAGCGACTGTGGCAAGGTAGCGTAGACAACAGTCGCGCTTACAGAACCGGGATTCTTCGATCGAATCGCCATCACTTTTGGGTAGATATCGACGTTCAAGGCGTTTGAGATATTTTGCAGTGCCAACATCGCTGGACTCAGATTTGGCAAAGTGCTGGAACTCAGTGCGGATGTCCAAACGCTACGACTGTTGCTGGCAATAAACGTCGTGGCGTTAGCGATTGATCCGTTGATTGCAGCGAACAAAGTGTCGGTGTTGGTGCTTCTATCGTTAGCAGCCGCCTGGAGATTGGAGAAAACCGTCGCCAAACGCGTGCTGAGTCCACTGAAGGAGTCGTAAAAACCGCTGGACACATCACTCAAGCTTGGAGAACTAAACGTTTCACTGGGCAAGGCGTTCACACTTGTTCCGATTTGGTTGTAGGTTGCAATAAGCGAACGGCATGCCGCGGAAATTTCCAGAGTTGGAGCAAAGTAGGAAGGCACTCCCAATCCAAAGAAGGCCGAAGAGGgctaaaatgttgaagttttgaTTGGATTTTGTGCTGAACAAAATTCAAATGACTTACATGGAACAACAGTCCAACCAGTAGCAAGTAAGGTGTGCACAATTTCTTCATTTCCTAAAGATCTATTTCATACTGAGTTTTCTAGGCTCAGATCTTGGTGCGGTTTTGGATATAGTTGTGACGAAGTTGATCCAACTGAATCAATAATCTAAAGACAACATGCTTCATTGTCAATGTGAAGGAACCTGAATTCGTTCACAGTGGAACAAATAATCGAAATTTTGACTTCAACGCTGGAAAAGAATTCAAATTTTGACTACGATCACGGAATCATACTCAACTGTGCGTGTTGTTCCAAAACGGATAACATTTGTTCAAACAGTTACGATGAGGGATCCACCATCACCGATCGATTTAGTTACCATTTGAAGCAGTAAGAGAATTGAATCTAGAAATGATTGTTAGATTATGTGTTTTCACTTTATTCGTTGCAAATTTGCAGGTAAGTATTGCAAATCCCTTCAAATTCATCACTTTAACCACAAATCCTTCAAGCTCACCAATGGCGAACCATTCTTCGGACTCGAGGTCACCGGAACATTTGGCACGGAGAAGGACATATCCAGCGCGGCACTCGCCGTCGTAGCACCGTTCCTGCCAATGAAAGCGTCGATGACACGATTCAACGCGTTGTCCCCCTTCAGCACGGTGCCGCTGAGTGATGCCGCCGAAGGTGTTAGTTTCATCTACGATGGCATTTTGACGACCATCCAAAACGCAACCGGATTAGTGGGAAAGGCTGCAATTGACGAAACTTCCGATCCGGTGGAGTTGTTCGGTGCCATTACGGAAGCTCTTGCCACCGCGGATGAGTTCGTCAAGGCCACGCCGGCTGAAGTCGACAAGATTAAGCTGATCTCAGCGGGAATCTCGGGTACTTTGACCGATGCTTTTGGAATACTGGGAAGCGTCGTGGGAGATTTGACTGATACGATGAGTACCTTTGAGAGCACGTTGGGTTCACTGGGTGATGTTACCCAAGTTACATCTGCAATGGTTTTCAAGGTGCTGAACAAGTTTAAGCTAGCCAAAGCGATCGGAATTCTGGACGCGTTCAAATCCCAAATCGAGCTCGTGCAAGGTCAAGTGGCGGACTTGGTGTCGCAAATCTCAACATCTGAAGATTTGATGAGTTCATTCACGTCACTGCTGACGAATGCGTTCTCGACGCTGGACGTGCCCCTGTCTAGCAAGTACAACGCGATAATGAAGTCATCGGATGCTTTTGCGAATGAAATAACCAGTACCCTGGCCAAGCTGAACACGGCGACTGTCAAGTTCAACGATAAGATAAAAACCTTCACGGATGACATTATTGGAGCAAATGTCGCAAACATCACCGCGGCCACAAACGAATTCGTCAACTTCTACAAATACTTCCTCGATACGCTGTTGCCCAATTCTCAGGAAAAGTTTGAAGCGGTTGCTTCCTGGACTACGGATTCCGTCCAAACGGCAGCTAGGGATGTTCTGTTCAACACGTTTCAAACGTTGGATAACGCTATCAGAAACCTTCCTCCGGGAAGTACATGTGCTACCAAATATCTGACTCCTTTGGTCAAGACGTTGAGTACTCGGATACCATCTTTGTCAAGCTGTCTGAGCTCTCTGGATTCTACAGCTGTAGCAAACGACCAGCTGGCCAATTTGAAGAACTTACTTGAAG
Protein-coding sequences here:
- the LOC6037895 gene encoding uncharacterized protein LOC6037895, with protein sequence MKKLCTPYLLLVGLLFHPSSAFFGLGVPSYFAPTLEISAACRSLIATYNQIGTSVNALPSETFSSPSLSDVSSGFYDSFSGLSTRLATVFSNLQAAANDRSTNTDTLFAAINGSIANATTFIASNSRSVWTSALSSSTLPNLSPAMLALQNISNALNVDIYPKVMAIRSKNPGSVSATVVYATLPQSLLSAFAGSVQNLQRFESSASLSFVQNVVAALQNANAKSTSYISTLANTYSTLDNSLSATWDAVSSLPDKFAADTNLLYKSVTAAMDSFVKRINDLTDLYLGSSATTNNAAVTSLVNSYVTNATSQTKLVSTKLDNFRSKLSDQVLNTTSNMMAAGYQAIESASKLMLRKTNGVSCANGLTPNFIRSLSAVLTTTADCFKGSDFSLNDGVKTQTAVAADIRDNVLYYLKLLNEMLSSVFNSSPATVRITADAHITSFFSQSSGIVETFSQQLANMYAQLAADYDLLVGRSSYCLATKAAESAILAQDFVTGFEQC
- the LOC6037896 gene encoding uncharacterized protein LOC6037896 — translated: MIVRLCVFTLFVANLQLTNGEPFFGLEVTGTFGTEKDISSAALAVVAPFLPMKASMTRFNALSPFSTVPLSDAAEGVSFIYDGILTTIQNATGLVGKAAIDETSDPVELFGAITEALATADEFVKATPAEVDKIKLISAGISGTLTDAFGILGSVVGDLTDTMSTFESTLGSLGDVTQVTSAMVFKVLNKFKLAKAIGILDAFKSQIELVQGQVADLVSQISTSEDLMSSFTSLLTNAFSTLDVPLSSKYNAIMKSSDAFANEITSTLAKLNTATVKFNDKIKTFTDDIIGANVANITAATNEFVNFYKYFLDTLLPNSQEKFEAVASWTTDSVQTAARDVLFNTFQTLDNAIRNLPPGSTCATKYLTPLVKTLSTRIPSLSSCLSSLDSTAVANDQLANLKNLLEDRLYYTSLWTDAITGVTSKSSASVRRIALSKILAKTPSSNVDVHQPALADTYSIFGQLVSNFNSQQNRVIMCLTLKGVDYSALIISASNAYFTCIKRA